In the Pan paniscus chromosome 19, NHGRI_mPanPan1-v2.0_pri, whole genome shotgun sequence genome, ggcggaggtgggcagatcctcaggtcaggagttcgagaccagcctgaccaacatagtgaaacccacgtcactactaaaaatataaaaattagcccggagtggtggcgggttcctgtagtcccagctactcgggaggctgaggcaggagaatggcgtgaacccgggaggcagagcttgcagtgagccaagatggcgccactgcactccagcctgggcaacagagcgagactccatctcaaaaaaataataaaaataaataataaaataagagaattCCCAGATGCCAGAGGTAAAAAAGGCTGTAGTGAAAAAAAAGGGGGCACTATAGTGATGGAAAAGAGGGATCCCACTGCACATCCGTACAAGACCCTCAAGCCAGAATCAGAGAGGACTTagacttctcttttctctcccacCACTTTACTTGGGTCCAGATCACTTGAAATAGTTTATCATAGACACCAAACTATTCTGAATCACTGCAGGCAATGTCTGATCAGAAAACACTACATTTAAGACGCAGTCTTCCTTTCTCTGGTGGAGGGGGTATAGCTCAGGGGTAGAGCATTTGACTGCAGATCAAGAAGTCCCCGGTTCAAATCCGGGTGCCCCCTCACAGCCACCGTTTTAACACAGTGACGGGCAAGAAAGATAAAGCTCTCGGAGCATGCTGTGGTAGATACTGGGAAAATAATAAACTACGTATTACCCCCTTTTCACCTTCTACAAAGTATATCAACATACAAACTGGTAAGTTATAGGAGGATGTGTTATTTGCAACTTTGGAGTGTTCTCTGAATCCCTGGTAGTTGGAAGTGTGATGTGGGGATCCTGGGTGTCCTTTAGGCCCTTTCTGCGTgcaagaaaggattttttttttttgaggtagtctcgctctgtcgcccaagctggaatgcaatggcttgatctcagctcactgcaaactctgcctcccaggtttaactgattcttctgcctcagtctcccgagtagctgggattacaggcatgcggcacctcactcggctaatttttgtatttttagtagaaacagggtttctccatgttggtcaggctggtctcgaactcctgacctcaggtgatccacccgcctcggcctcccaaagcgctgggattacaggcgtgagcccccgcgcccagccagaataataataataataattattatttttgagatggagtctcactttgtcacccaggctggagtgcagtggcgccatcttggcgtcttggctcactgcaagctccgcctcccgggttcacgccattctcctgcctcagcctcccaagtagctgggactacaggcgcctgccatcacgcccggctaatttttcgtattttttagtagagacgggggtttcactgtgttagccaggatggtctcgatctcctgacctcgtgatccgcccgcctcggcctcccagagtgctgggattacaggcgtgagccaccacgcccggcctattttcttGATAATATTAATGAGACCCTTTCTGTGCAGaggaaagaattattttaataataatgtcattttttttctgtcttactcTTGCTCTTTCATGAGAATACAGTGGAGATTTCCAGAGATTAAATGTGTGAAATCACAACAGATtagtgtaaaaacatgaaaaatcagTTCTTTCATCAAGCCAGGTAttaaagggattaaaaaaaaataagtaaagcaaAGCCACCCTTCtcactaaattatttttgtttggaaaaatatagttacatttatttattttattttattttatatttgagacagggtctctgttgcccaggttggagtgcagtggcgcaatcatggctcactgtagcctcaacctcccaggctcaagtgatcttcctgcttccgTCTCCTGTGTAGTTAGGAccataggcacacgccaccacacctggctaattttttgatattttgtagaaataggatctcactttgttgtccaggctggtctcaaactcctgaggacaagtgatcctcccgctgggattacaggcctgagccaccaaacTTGACCTATTCCTCATTCTAAAATGTTATTTACTTTAGCAAAAAATGGGTTTATTGTTATCTTACGTGAAGTAATAACTTTCTTAACTTTAATTTATAATACGGTAAATGTCATCAGATATAACCTATATAAACAAAAACTCCTTGAGGTCTTTAATAATTTAGGAGTGTAAAGGAGGCTGGGCaaggaggctcatgcctgtaatcccagcactttgggaggccgaggtgggctgatcacctgaggtcgggagttagagaccaccctgaccaacatggaaaaacctcatctctaacaaaaatacaaaattagacaagCGAGGTgccgcatgtctgtaatcccagctactcgggaggctgaggcaggagaatcgcttgaacccgggaagcagaggttgcattgagctgagatcacaccattgcactccagcctgcgcaacaagagcaaaacttcgtctcaaaaaaaaaaaaaaaaaaaaaaagggccgggcacagtggctcacacctgtaatcccagcactttgggaggccgaggcggatggatcacctgaggtcaggaatttgagaccagactagccaacatggtgaaaccccgtctctactaaaaatataaaaaaattagccgggcgtggtagtgggcgcctgtaatcctagctactcaggaggctaaggcaggagaattgcttgaacccaggagatggaggttgcagtgagccaacatggtcccactgcactccagcctgggtgacagagtgagattctgtttaaaaaaaaagagtgtaaaggggtctaaaatgaaaatatttgagaaccACAGCTTCCAGTAAAGAAGTGGCTCAGAGAATAAACTGCTGGGGTTGTGAAACGGCTCAGAGAAGAAATGATATCTGAGCAGAGTTTTAAAGAACAGGttggacgggcatggtggctcatgcctgtaatcccagcactttgggaggctgaggcaggtggatcatttgaggtcaggagttcgagactagcctgaccaccatggtgaaatccccatctctactaaaaatacaaaaaaaaaaaaaaaaattagctggccatggtggtgtacacctgtaattccagctacttgggaggccgaagcagaagaatcacttgaatcctggaggcaaaggttgcagtgagctgagatggtgccattacaccccagcctgggcaacaagagtgaaactctgtctcgaaataaataaataaataacacatagTGGCTAAAGCAGGTGAATGCATAAATACAAGAAAGTGTGAATCTAAGCTATATGTCCAGAAATCCTAACTGGTTTGGTGTTTCTGGTGTGTGAAATGTAAGAGGCAAGGTGGCAGAAGATGGAGCCAGGGAAGAGGTAGGCCATTTCAAGTGACTTCGATGCTTAAACAGCTTGGACTGTATTCTATAAGTACTAGAGGGTCGgcacatgttttttgttttgttttcttgtttttttttttttttttttttttttttttcttgagatggagtctcactgtatgaccaggctggagtgtggtggggcaacctcggctcactgcaactctgcctcctgggttcaagcaattcttctgcttagcctcctgaatacctgggatcacaggtgcgtgccatcacccctgactaatttttgtatttttattagagacagggtttcaccatgttggccaggctggtctcaaactcctggcctcgggtgatctgcctgcctcggcctcccaaagtgctgggattacaggtgtgagccaccatgcctggccagcacaTGATTTTAAGCAGTGGGAAATTATGGTCTGACCATATAGAGGCCGATGCAATAGCTTTGAAACAAAGGCAGAACGTGGAAGGCATGGGCAGAAAAATTTAGGAAACAGAGTCAAGTTGATAGACCTTGGTGACTACATCTAGGAGCCTGGGAGAAGAGAATTAATTGTGTCCCTGTTTTTTGGTTGAGACACTGGTGGTAGTACCAACCAAGAACACTATTCCTCCTATAACCATAGCCTTCTCCATCTTGGTTGTCGGCAATGATATCTTCCAATTGCTCAGGCCTAAAGCCTTGGAGACATTTTGATTCCTATCTTTCATACCCCACATTTTATTGGCTCTACCTCCAAAACACATCCAGAATCTGACTACATTACATCCACTACTACCATTCTAGTCCAAACCACCATCATTTCTCTCCTGGGTTACTGCAATAGCTTCCTAATGGATCTTCTTATTTCTATCCCTGTGTCCTCTCCCACAGTCTAGTCTCAACAACTCAACCACAGTGATCCTTCTGACACATTAGTCAAATCATGTCCCTCCTCTGCTTAAAATCAAAGAATGTTTCCTCATTTCACTCAGCCAATGCCAAAGTCCACAGTGGTTTCATTCCAtgacttcctttttttgagacagaactctcgctctgtcgcctaggctggagtgcaatggtgtgatctcggctcactgcaacctctgcctcccaggttcacacgattctcccacctcaacccaccaagtagctgggattacaggcacctgccatcatgcatggttaatttttgtatttttgtagagacagggtttcaccatgttggccaggctggtcttgaactcctgacctcaggttatcacctgccttggcctcctaaagtgctgggattacaggtgtgagccaccgttccaTTACTTCTGACTGCATTTCTTACTACTTTGCTCTTTACTCGTCCTGTCCAGTCACATCTGGCTTCCTTGCTGGTGCTCATTCGGTTCAGTCACACCCCTGCCTTAGGGCTTTTTATTGGAAAATGACAAAGGGtttctctctgtagcccaggttggagtgcagtggtgcaatcacggctcactgcagtccccaattcctgggtttaagtgattctcctgcctcagattcccatgccaccagcttattttattttattttattttattttattttattttattttattttattttattttattttaaaacagagtctcgctctgttgctcaggctggagtgcagtggcgcaatctgggctcactgcaacctccgcctcccggcttcaaacaattctcctgtctcagattcctgggtacttgggattacaggttgcccaccaccatgcccagctgatttttgtatttttagtagagatggggtttcaccatgatgggcaggctggtctcaaatttctgacctcagatgatctgcctgcctcagcctcccaaagtgctgggattacaggcatgagccactgtacccagccgccaccagctaatttttaaatgttttgtagagatggactctccctatgttgcccaggcaggtctcagactcctgggctcaagggatcctcctgcttcaacctcccaaattgtttcgggattatagatgtgagccactgtgcctggtttcatgtcaatatctttttttttttttttttttgagacggaatctcgctctgtcacccaggctagagtgcactggcgcgatctcggctcactgcaacctccacctcctgggttccagtgattctcgtgcctcagcctcccgagtagctggggactgcaggcacgcaccacgcctggctaattttttgtattttcagtagagacagggtttcgccatgttgcttgGGCTGGGTCTTCAGCTCCTGAGCTGAGGCAAtctaccagcctcggcctcccaaagtgctagaattaccggcatgagccaccatgccttgctaatttttgtatttttagtagagacagagttttgctatttaGGGCAagctggtctctgactcctgacctcaagtaatacacccaccttggcctcccaaagtgatggaattacaggcatgagccaccacacctggccccatttttgttttgttgttttttttttgagacagagtttcaaacgctcttgttgcccaggctggagtgcaatggtgcaatctcagctcactgaaacctccacctcccgggtttcaagagattctcctgcctcagcctcctgagtagctgggattacaggcatgtgccaccacgcccggctaattttgtatttttagtagagatggggtttctccaagttggtcgtcaggctggtctcaaactcccgacctcaggtgatccgaccgcctcggcctcccaaagcgctgggattacaggcatgaaccactgcgcctggctaatgtttgtatttttgtagaaacgaggtttcaccattttggccaggttggtctcgaactcctgacctcaggtgatctgcccgccttggcctcccaaagtgctgggattacaggcgtgagccagcgcgcccggccgATTACCAGTTGTTTTtaatatagataaatacatagagATAGATATATCTATCTCTGTCTATATAGagatctatctatctctatatagagatagatagatctCTATATAGAGACAGATAGATctctatatagagatagatatagatcTCTATATAGAGACAGATATAGAtctctatacagatagatagagagatagagatagatagatagatagagatagatagatatcggccgtggaggttgcggtgagccaagatcgcgccactgcactccagcctgggcaacaagagcgaaactccgtctcaaaaaaaaaaaaaaaagaaaagaaaaagaaaaaaaaaactggtaatcaatttattaaaatagttgACTTAAGCATCTGCAATGGTGACTTCCACCTCAACTCCTGGCTCAATACTGATGGAAGTAATCTGCTTAACAATCTCAGAAGGACTGTGCAAGTCAATGAGTCACTTGTGGATTCTCATCTGGAAATGATCCCATGTCTTAGAACCTTCACCACCAAGTTTTTCTTGAAGTGATTCTCAAAGTCTTGGCAGGCATTCGAACTGGTCCTTTCACTTTGAGATTATTTTCCTTTGCTCCTCTGATCAAGTCAGCACACACCTTCTCCAGGGATTTTACGATGCGGCTCGTTAGAGTGACTCGAATTCGTGAattgccacctccgcctccctgggtgTTTTTCCGGTATCCTTAAAAGCCATGGCTGCTGCGCGGCTTCCTGAGCGACTGGTTCCTCGGCGAGGGCGAACAGCGGTGAGTCAGTAGCAGGAGCGTGCGGATCAGCGATCCGCAACACCTACGACCGCGTCTTCCTCAAAGAGCTATTTATCTATATacatttttgagacggagtctagctctgtcgcccaggctggagtgcagtagcgcgatctcggctcactgccgcctctgccttctgggttcaagagattctcctgcctcagcctccggagtagctgggattacaggcgcctgccaccacgcccagctaatttttgtatttttagtagagacggagtttccctgtgttggccaggctagtctcgatctcctgacctcgtgatccacccgcctcggcctcccaaagtgctgggattacaagcgtgagccacaagGCCCGGCCACTATTTATATTTTACACTTGATCTtggccaaaaggccgagaagcgatactatttatatttttataatacatatcCCCATCTAACATACTACATACTGcaattatttattatatctttTGTTTAGTGTCTAATATCCTCCTCCACCTGCACCCCagcagaatgtaagctccataaggAAAAGAATGTTGATCTATTTTGTTCTCTGATGTAATCCGCTGTACGCCCTGGACAGAACCTGCTGTAAAGTAGgagctcaataagtatttgaatTAATGTATCGTGGGAAGGAAAGAACCCAGAGAATAAGGGGCGGCTGAAGCTGTGAAAGGAGCAATTTGGCctggcgcgggggctcacgcctgtaatcccagcactttgagggaccaaggcgggtagatcacttgagatcagaagttcgagaccaggctggccaataacatggcgaaaccccgtctctactaaaaatacaaaaattagcccagcgttgtggcgggcgcctgtggtctcagctactctgaggctgagacagagaattgcttgaacccggaagacggaggttgcagtgagctgagatctcgccactatactccagcctgggcgacagagtgagactcggtctcaaaaaaagaaaaaaagaagtgtgtgtgtgggggggacgGGTCAATAAATAGAGCAATACTGTATATGTAAAATACAGAATGGTATGATACCAAGAACACATAGATGGAATGATCTGCAGCACTTCTCAACTGTATTACATTCAACGAAACCGTTTAGAGCttgttctccctccctcccccactttcTTTGTTCCTTGGGGAACCCCCACACGGCACAAACCGTGTTTTAATTCCTATTCTCTAGTGTGCAGATAAGTGCCTGGCACTATTAAGTGGTCAAAAGAGGTCGTGAGCAAGTTAACAAATCACTGTTTCCATGTCCCTAACTACTCTTAAGCTCGtagagaagatatttcctatctCTTGCGCTTCTACTTCAACTCCCACTTCGCAGAAAGGGCTAAAAGCGACGTCGTAAACTTATTACGTAATAAGGCAGCGCCCAGAGGCGGAAGAGGCAGGTTTTTGCTCCGGCCACGTGAGGAGGGTGGGCGGGGCGTTAAAGTTCATATCCCAGTGTCCTTTGAAtcaacttccttttttcttttttccggCGTTCAAGATGTCGAAGCGAGGTGAGGTTTTGTTTCTGGAGGATCCTCCACCATCTGTCGTGCAGTGGCTGGCGGATTCGTCAGGAGCGGTGGCCCTAGGCAGCTGGGGCGCTTTCCTCTCCTTCAGGCCGGAGAGAGAGAGCCAGGCCACCGCGAGAGCACTGCCAGGGCCCTCGAAAGTGGCAGTGGGGTGCTGGAGAGTTGAGATGGCAGGATCCCGACGTGAATGTAGTCTGGATACCGCGAGATCGCTCCGCGAATAGGGCTATCGTAATGGGGTTGAAGTTAGACTGGATTAGGCCCTGGTTTGCGCGACCTCTGCGGTTTTATGCCTTGCAGGAGTAATTGCGTTTTGCGAAAGTTGGAGCAAGGGCTGAGTCGTCTAGGTTTCTTAATTTCGATATCAGAGTGTTAATAGTAAGAAATAGGCTACTTTCCGTGAGAATCGGGTGGCACATGGGGACGGCATAAGTAAAATCCGAGCGAGCTAATCTATAGCGTACAGTCTATCAAAGCATGTGCGGTGAATTACAGCTTGAGTATGAGGGGGAACTCCGAACCATGTCTAGATTGTGATCTCTTTATCCTGTTTCCCTTCCCTTTATATCCACAGGACGTGGTGGGTCCTCTGGTGCGAAATTCCGGATTTCCTTGGGTCTTCCGGTAGGAGCTGTAATCAATTGTGCTGACAACACAGGTGAGGTCTTTGCACGTTGCTATACTCCCCCTTTTAAAAGCACTCAATGGGCCTGTGGCTAATGACCTATTGAGCCGTCAAGAAAGGGGAGAGTGAAAACATCGCTTTTGGGTGAAGTGGCAACATGTGTTGTTTGCTTCAATCGGTGGTGTGACAAGGCGTTCTTGCGGACTAACTGCTTGGGCAgtgagtggagggagggaggggctttGGAAGTGTTTGGGAAATGTTATACTGATGGAACGGCCGGATGGCcctcaacattttttatttttatttacattcttttgTAGGAGCCAAAAACCTGTATATCATCTCCGTGAAGGGGATCAAGGGACGGCTGAACAGACTTCCCGCTGCTGGTGTGGGTGACATGGTGATGGCCACAGTCAAGAAAGGCAAACCAGAGCTCAGAAAAAAGGGTGAGTAAACACTGAGCCCACCTTAATACTGATGAGTAGTGGGGGGACGCTTTCCTTTATTGGAAAATGGATCAGTTTTCAAGGCCTCAAGTTTGTTTTCCATTGAGAGGCAGTGTGAGATAAGTATCTTAAGTTTTTGCTCATATTGTGTTGGAGGGGGGACCATCATCTTGTCACTTACATACcttagttgtttttttgttgttttttttttgtttggtttggttttttgagatggagtctctctctgtcgcccagcccatactggagtgcaatggcacgatcttggctcactgcaacctccgcctcctgggctctcaaaaaaaaaaaaaattacaaaacgaAAACAACAAGCTGCCCGTtgcttattttattgttatttgtttttgagatggagtctcacttgttgcccaggctggagtgcagtggcacatatctgttcactgcaacctccacctcccaggctcaagagattgtcctgcctcagcctcccgagtagctgggatcataggtgtgcaccaccacacccggctaattgctCATTACTTAATCTCAGGCTCCCCACTCAAAATTTTTCCTGTCAGGTATATGATTTAAAGGGGGAGGCCTCAAAATACTTGCAGCTTGTGTCCTGTCTGGCTTTAGAACTTCTGGTGTTTGGTGCATTTTAACTTCAGCGCTTGCACTTTTTTCCTGTGCCTGCCTAATCTGTCTCTACCCTGGGATGTCTTCTCTTCTAAAGAGTTCCTGGCCATCCCTTGATTTACAAATGTGATGTTGATTTGTCAGCCCTGTATTACAGTTACTCCTATTCCTGTATCCACCCCACGAAGCTGTCCAGTAGATTTTTAGCCTTTGGGttagaaattgttttttgttCACCATTAATATCCATTTGAGGGCTGGGTAGCACTGTGATTGTGATTCAGCAATTGCATGGGCTTTTTCCTCTTCTCAGAACACTTCCTGGGTCTGATTGGTGGCCCAGGGAGCTGTCAGAGAAGAGCAGAGCAAATGGCCTTCACTTTGTAGATGAGATGGCAGGAGGGTGGATTGTTGGTCTCAGTCAGTGGTGGGACAGACCAGAGCTCCGAACACTTCAGTTTTAAAACTAGTTGTGAGTTTCCAATTCTGTTAATGTCTTTTTTGGTCCTTGTTTCTGCTAAATGAATACATCCCCTCCCCTTGGAACTTAATATCAATAAATAACAAGCACAGAAATATGCAAAAGGGCCAGGTCTACTTGAAGaatttgtgaggattaaatggtttATGAGTAGAGGAGGGTCAGTCAGTAAGTATTGGCTACCTCATGTGTGTCCCATTACTAACTTGGTTAGACTTATCTATTTTTTGTGTAGTCTTCCTGTCattataaaaattctgtgtaaggACCCCATGCTAGTATCAGTGAAGATTGTGAATCCAGGTGTGTCTGACTCTACAGTAGTTCTTCACAAGCATTATATTTCACTGTGTAGTGATACTTCATTTTGAAAGTTGGGAAAAGCGTCTTTTTCACTTTAGTACAGATGGGTATAAAAGTTACTTAGGACACTGGAAAACAGttcattaaaagtaaaacaaagcctggtgcttgggcccaggaattcaaactgttttccagtgtAAATCTGAATAGCTTGGTCTCTGCTCATTGCCAGGACTGGGAGGAGTTGGGGGTCCCAGGTCCCATTTCTACATCCCAATTCAGTGATACTGGGATCTTAATAACCTACCTGTGAGGTGAAGTTGGAAAAGGCATAGGCAAGGATAGTTGTCCTGAGAGTTTTACACTTGTGAGAAAATACTGGCAGCTTTGATTTTAAGATGTGAATAGATGattgtggttcatgcctatactcccagcactttgggaggccaggcttgccaacatggcaaaaccctgtctctatgaaaaaaaaagaaatctgggcatggtgctgtgcacctgtagtccaagatactagagaggctgaggtgggaggatcaccttaaAGATTGATATTTACACTGTCACTGTCTCAAACGCTGAGTGTACATTCTGTCTAGTTCGAAACTGCTTTTGTGGTGGCACTGCGACTTGACAGGTTAATGACTGctgtccttttttcttctctcagtaCATCCGGCAGTGGTCATTCGACAACGAAAGTCATACCGTAGAAAAGATGGCgtgtttctttattttgaagaTAATGCAGGAGTCATAGTGAACAATAAAGGCGAGATGAAAGGTAGGAAATCAGTCCAGCTTGTTCCTTAGGTCTCTGAGGTTGGGTGGATTGTCTAGAAGTACAGGCCAAGGATCTTCTGTGTTTGACGATGTCTTAATCTGTCCcccacatgtttttattttattttattttatttttttaatgcaggtTCTGCCATTACAGGACCAGTAGCAAAGGAGTGTGCAGACTTGTGGCCCCGGATTGCATCCAATGCTGGCAGCATTGCATGATTCTCCAgtatatttgtaaaaaataaaaaaaaaaactaaacccattaaaaagtatttgtttGCAGTGCTTGTCTCCCTGTTCACTTcgagggttcaagcgattctcctgcctcagcctcctaagtagctgggattacaggcacctgccgtcatgcctggctagtttttgtatttttggtggagacagggtttcaccatgtt is a window encoding:
- the RPL23 gene encoding large ribosomal subunit protein uL14, whose amino-acid sequence is MSKRGRGGSSGAKFRISLGLPVGAVINCADNTGAKNLYIISVKGIKGRLNRLPAAGVGDMVMATVKKGKPELRKKVHPAVVIRQRKSYRRKDGVFLYFEDNAGVIVNNKGEMKGSAITGPVAKECADLWPRIASNAGSIA